From the genome of Bradyrhizobium elkanii USDA 76, one region includes:
- a CDS encoding malonyl-CoA decarboxylase domain-containing protein, with amino-acid sequence MARFHLGNGARLERINWLGNTADRAMAESFGIMVNYLYDHDSIERNHEAFARVGEIVRSPQVDALL; translated from the coding sequence GTGGCGCGCTTCCATCTCGGCAACGGTGCCCGATTGGAGCGGATCAACTGGCTCGGCAACACGGCCGATCGCGCGATGGCGGAATCCTTCGGCATCATGGTCAACTATCTTTACGATCACGACAGCATCGAGCGTAACCACGAGGCCTTTGCGCGCGTAGGAGAGATTGTCCGTTCACCGCAGGTGGACGCGCTTCTCTGA
- a CDS encoding alpha/beta fold hydrolase, producing MMMNRRAFSTALLAGAAASLVSSRGMAATTPPVTARNVVLVHGLFADGSCWSEVIPRLQAAGLNVTSVQNPLTTLADAVASALRVLDRQDGPTVLVGHSFSGMIVTEAGVHPNVSALVYVAARAPDADEDYTALAKTYPTPPASAGIVFDGDEGRLSEQAFLRDFAGDLPEAKAKVLYAVQQPFHKQLLAGKTSHAAWRSKPSYYAVSTEDRTINPDLERFMAKRMGATTIEVKASHLALISQPDAIARLILDAARQPS from the coding sequence ATGATGATGAACAGACGCGCCTTCTCGACCGCCTTGCTCGCCGGAGCCGCGGCTTCACTGGTGTCCTCGCGCGGCATGGCCGCCACCACGCCGCCGGTCACGGCGCGCAACGTCGTGCTGGTGCACGGCCTGTTCGCCGACGGCTCGTGCTGGTCCGAGGTCATTCCGCGCCTGCAGGCCGCCGGGCTCAACGTCACGTCGGTGCAAAATCCGCTGACCACGCTGGCCGACGCGGTTGCCTCCGCGCTGCGGGTGCTCGATCGCCAGGACGGTCCGACCGTGCTGGTCGGCCATTCCTTCTCCGGTATGATCGTCACCGAGGCCGGCGTGCACCCGAATGTCTCGGCGCTGGTCTATGTCGCGGCGCGCGCACCCGATGCGGATGAGGATTACACCGCGCTGGCCAAGACCTATCCGACCCCGCCCGCGAGCGCCGGCATCGTGTTCGACGGCGATGAGGGCCGGCTCAGCGAACAAGCGTTCCTGCGCGATTTCGCCGGCGACCTGCCGGAGGCGAAGGCGAAGGTGCTCTATGCCGTGCAGCAGCCGTTCCACAAGCAACTGCTGGCCGGCAAGACCAGCCATGCGGCCTGGCGCAGCAAGCCGAGCTACTACGCCGTCTCGACCGAAGACCGCACCATCAATCCGGATCTCGAGCGCTTCATGGCCAAGCGGATGGGCGCCACCACGATCGAGGTGAAGGCCAGCCATCTCGCGCTGATCTCGCAGCCGGACGCGATCGCGCGGCTGATCCTCGACGCCGCGCGGCAGCCGAGCTGA
- a CDS encoding OpgC domain-containing protein: MHDRTRSSKRLLGETPPEFRSTGRDPRIDVCRGIALWWIFLDHIPDNVGSWLTLRNYGFCDAAEIFMFISGVTCALAYGRARQRDGWRGMIGRSLRRGWDIYAAFLLLTLACAILVYLAGSDRLADDSNTRVLFERPGAALAHAAVLQFHPVNTDVLPVFVICHVLFAPLLWLLLRAPNLALGLSLSLYALVHVFGWNIPAWPDGVWFFNPLAWQLPVVLGAWYVIEGKTIQGWVTSRPALVLSALYLAFGLVVALGHGIKPPLLPQALTDLLLPMDKSNLSPLRLLHFLALAILASWLVPAGWRGLSKPMLRSARGCGENSLPIYCLGVLLALASQCDLFDISNRLSMQIGLSLAGVVAMAAVAALLNTLGAKRARPPDVDAAGHDLVPRAGDRGILDGHGAHIL; the protein is encoded by the coding sequence ATGCACGATCGAACCCGCAGCTCGAAGCGATTGCTCGGCGAGACTCCGCCGGAGTTCAGATCGACCGGTCGCGACCCGCGCATCGATGTCTGTCGCGGGATCGCGTTGTGGTGGATCTTTCTCGATCACATCCCAGACAACGTCGGAAGCTGGCTGACCCTGCGCAACTACGGCTTCTGCGATGCCGCCGAAATATTCATGTTCATCTCGGGCGTCACCTGCGCACTGGCCTACGGCAGGGCGCGTCAGCGCGACGGCTGGCGCGGCATGATCGGCCGCTCGCTGCGGCGGGGATGGGATATCTATGCCGCCTTTCTGCTGCTGACGCTCGCCTGCGCGATCCTCGTCTACCTCGCGGGCAGCGATCGTCTCGCCGACGACAGCAATACGCGGGTTCTGTTCGAACGTCCGGGCGCAGCGCTTGCGCACGCCGCGGTCCTGCAATTCCACCCTGTCAATACCGACGTCCTGCCGGTCTTTGTGATCTGCCACGTGTTGTTCGCACCGCTGCTGTGGCTGCTGCTGCGCGCGCCGAACCTGGCGCTTGGCCTGTCGCTGTCGCTTTATGCGCTGGTGCATGTCTTCGGCTGGAACATTCCTGCCTGGCCTGACGGCGTCTGGTTCTTCAACCCGCTGGCCTGGCAGCTTCCGGTCGTGCTGGGCGCATGGTACGTCATCGAGGGAAAGACCATCCAGGGATGGGTGACGTCGCGCCCCGCGCTTGTTCTGTCCGCGCTCTATCTCGCGTTCGGCCTGGTCGTTGCGCTCGGCCACGGCATCAAGCCGCCGCTGCTGCCGCAGGCTCTGACGGATCTGCTGCTTCCAATGGACAAGTCGAATCTGAGTCCGTTGCGGCTGCTGCATTTTCTGGCGCTTGCAATCCTGGCGTCATGGCTCGTCCCCGCGGGCTGGCGAGGACTGTCGAAGCCGATGCTGCGCAGCGCGAGGGGTTGTGGCGAGAATTCGCTGCCGATCTATTGTCTCGGCGTCCTGCTGGCGCTCGCCAGCCAATGCGACCTGTTCGACATCTCGAACCGGCTCTCGATGCAGATCGGGCTCAGTCTTGCCGGTGTCGTTGCGATGGCCGCGGTCGCGGCGCTGCTGAACACGCTCGGCGCCAAGCGCGCCCGGCCGCCGGATGTCGATGCCGCCGGACATGACCTTGTGCCGCGCGCCGGCGATCGCGGCATTCTCGACGGTCATGGCGCGCATATCCTCTAG
- a CDS encoding AraC family transcriptional regulator, whose protein sequence is MPTDAANFASYRFSTRDLPERIRIPLWREHFGRCIVRADIEPLSESSFQADASLRAVQGLRMLALKGTSMRFKRLQANLADGDDSIGVIFCSPGKSQLSQRGQEADLCAGNAIAILHSEPASVTYIDGSQFGLAVPREALAQRVADVEGLVMRPILQRTEAFRLFTSYMKSVLRTKALSTPKLRETVVTHIHDLVALAIDDCPALGESSASAVVAARHRAVLDYIATHFQEPGLSVQAVARRQGISSRYLQRLMASSGPSFTERMNELRLQQALKLLTEPDAGRQRISDIALEVGFSDVSYFNRLFRTRFGDSPRGVRLARKGSH, encoded by the coding sequence ATGCCGACGGACGCAGCCAATTTTGCATCGTATCGATTTTCGACGCGCGACCTTCCGGAACGCATTCGTATTCCGTTATGGCGTGAGCACTTTGGCCGCTGCATCGTGCGCGCCGATATCGAGCCTCTATCGGAGTCTTCCTTCCAGGCCGATGCGTCGCTGCGAGCGGTTCAGGGCTTGCGCATGCTGGCGCTGAAAGGTACGTCGATGCGGTTCAAGCGTCTGCAAGCGAACCTTGCCGATGGCGATGACTCCATCGGGGTGATCTTCTGCTCTCCGGGCAAAAGTCAGCTATCGCAGCGCGGCCAAGAAGCCGACCTTTGCGCCGGCAATGCGATCGCAATTCTGCATTCCGAGCCCGCCAGCGTCACCTATATCGACGGGTCGCAATTCGGTCTGGCCGTGCCGCGCGAGGCGCTTGCGCAGCGCGTGGCCGACGTCGAAGGCCTGGTCATGCGGCCGATTCTGCAGCGGACAGAAGCATTCCGATTGTTCACCTCATATATGAAATCGGTGCTTAGAACGAAAGCGCTGAGCACACCGAAGCTTCGCGAAACGGTCGTGACCCATATCCACGATCTCGTCGCGCTCGCAATCGACGATTGTCCTGCACTGGGCGAGAGCAGCGCGAGCGCCGTCGTCGCTGCGCGGCACCGTGCCGTGCTCGACTACATCGCCACTCACTTTCAGGAGCCCGGGCTCAGCGTTCAGGCGGTTGCACGTCGCCAGGGCATCTCGTCGCGCTATCTGCAGCGCCTGATGGCGTCATCGGGACCATCATTCACCGAGCGCATGAATGAATTGCGGCTCCAGCAGGCGCTCAAATTGCTCACGGAGCCCGATGCCGGCCGTCAGCGAATTTCCGATATCGCGCTCGAGGTCGGCTTCTCGGATGTTTCGTATTTCAACCGTCTGTTCCGAACCCGTTTCGGCGATTCGCCACGCGGTGTCCGGCTCGCACGAAAGGGCTCTCACTGA
- a CDS encoding DUF6894 family protein, translated as MPRYFFHLAGDIPAHDVLGHDCADDKDAKDHGSFIAHRIGTEKPEMVRDGNFISVRDVGDRELFRIPLASTSV; from the coding sequence ATGCCCAGATACTTCTTCCATCTCGCCGGTGACATCCCTGCACATGACGTCCTCGGTCACGACTGTGCCGACGACAAGGACGCCAAGGATCACGGCAGCTTCATCGCTCACCGGATCGGGACTGAAAAGCCGGAGATGGTTCGCGACGGCAACTTCATCTCGGTTCGCGATGTGGGCGATCGCGAACTCTTCCGGATCCCCTTGGCTTCGACGAGCGTCTGA
- a CDS encoding DUF3606 domain-containing protein, whose amino-acid sequence MTKRLTRKEQFDRSKINMHDLRQVRCWTHALGVSREQLRKAVEKVGDSVVTVRKELGIPEE is encoded by the coding sequence GTGACGAAACGCCTGACCAGGAAAGAGCAGTTCGATCGATCGAAGATCAACATGCACGATCTGCGTCAGGTGAGATGCTGGACGCATGCCCTCGGCGTGTCGCGCGAACAGCTGCGTAAAGCCGTCGAGAAGGTCGGTGACTCCGTCGTGACGGTTCGCAAGGAGCTCGGAATTCCCGAGGAATGA
- a CDS encoding DUF2934 domain-containing protein, which translates to MATEQQIRDYARQLWEKAGKPDGRDREFWHAAEVELKCGERKS; encoded by the coding sequence ATGGCCACCGAACAGCAGATCCGGGACTACGCGCGGCAGCTCTGGGAGAAGGCCGGAAAGCCCGACGGCAGGGACAGGGAATTCTGGCACGCGGCTGAGGTCGAGCTGAAATGCGGAGAGCGAAAGTCCTGA
- a CDS encoding DUF1236 domain-containing protein, whose amino-acid sequence MKKLVLISVAAVLASTGAFAQSTIVGTTGAGHAATVQIEPQYRTRIHSYVTEHKIRPVETRERIVVGSPVPSEVELEAVPADWGPSLTRYRYVYTGQRVMLVDPDTRTVVQEVE is encoded by the coding sequence ATGAAAAAGCTGGTTCTGATTTCTGTTGCCGCCGTATTGGCGTCGACCGGCGCTTTTGCCCAGAGCACGATTGTCGGCACGACCGGTGCCGGACATGCCGCCACCGTGCAGATCGAGCCGCAATACCGTACACGAATCCACAGCTATGTGACCGAACACAAGATCCGTCCCGTCGAGACGCGGGAGAGGATCGTCGTCGGCTCGCCTGTGCCGAGCGAGGTCGAGCTTGAAGCGGTGCCTGCCGATTGGGGCCCGTCGCTCACCAGATATCGCTATGTCTATACCGGCCAGCGCGTGATGCTGGTCGATCCGGACACCCGTACGGTGGTGCAGGAAGTCGAGTGA